A genomic region of Mycobacterium senriense contains the following coding sequences:
- a CDS encoding MarR family winged helix-turn-helix transcriptional regulator — MTPLSAGESKVIRALHPGFATMMRQLDADLQHEHRMSHAEFVALMFLSEAPDRTLGLSELARRCQQSLSAISRTIGRMAADGLVRREQSSQDARAYNAVLTDEGLARLEQAVPTHVVSLRRHLFDHLDGVDLKAIGNAFESIAAAASGDPHIVPDQPSPDTPVGRYIRG; from the coding sequence GTGACCCCGCTTAGCGCGGGTGAATCCAAGGTGATTCGCGCCTTACACCCGGGTTTTGCGACCATGATGCGGCAACTCGATGCTGACTTGCAGCACGAACATCGCATGTCGCACGCGGAATTCGTCGCGTTGATGTTCTTGTCCGAGGCTCCTGACCGTACGCTAGGGCTCAGCGAATTGGCTCGGCGCTGCCAGCAGTCGCTGAGTGCGATTAGCCGCACTATCGGGCGGATGGCGGCCGATGGGTTGGTCCGCCGTGAGCAGTCGTCCCAGGACGCCCGCGCTTACAACGCTGTGCTCACCGACGAAGGGCTCGCCCGATTGGAGCAAGCCGTCCCCACCCACGTCGTCAGCCTGCGTCGCCACCTATTCGATCACCTCGACGGTGTCGACCTCAAAGCCATCGGCAATGCATTCGAAAGCATCGCGGCCGCCGCGAGCGGAGACCCCCACATAGTTCCCGATCAACCGTCACCAGACACGCCGGTGGGGCGATACATCAGGGGCTGA
- a CDS encoding Dps family protein encodes MTYRRGNRRFADDIQNFTASPQLATNLQRVLVDLVELHLQGKQAHWNVIGSNFRDLHLELDELVDTAREASDTVAERMRALDAVPDGRSDTVAATTSLPQLPGTEMNTGDVVDLVTTQTYATVDTIRDVHDAVDAEDPSTSDLLHEIIDSLEKLAWMIKSENRKI; translated from the coding sequence ATGACCTATCGGCGTGGAAATCGTCGTTTCGCTGACGACATCCAGAACTTCACGGCGTCCCCACAACTGGCCACCAACCTGCAGCGTGTGCTCGTCGACCTCGTTGAGCTGCACCTGCAAGGCAAGCAGGCGCACTGGAACGTCATCGGCTCCAACTTTCGCGACCTGCACCTGGAGCTGGACGAGCTCGTTGACACCGCCCGCGAGGCCAGCGACACCGTTGCCGAACGGATGCGTGCCCTTGACGCCGTTCCCGACGGCCGGTCCGACACGGTCGCAGCGACAACGAGCCTGCCGCAGCTTCCGGGCACCGAGATGAACACCGGCGACGTCGTCGATTTGGTGACCACACAGACGTACGCAACGGTGGACACCATTCGTGACGTGCACGACGCCGTCGACGCCGAGGACCCCAGCACGAGCGATCTGCTCCACGAGATCATCGACTCACTGGAGAAGCTCGCCTGGATGATCAAGTCCGAGAACCGCAAGATTTAA
- a CDS encoding class I adenylate-forming enzyme family protein, producing the protein MAAARTASDSFPRLPGSVPELLARRRAEPDGEFLVTDFERLSFAEADAQSRALADALLASGVGKGTRVGILFPNCAQWLIAWLAAARIGALTVPLSTFAPGAELARLLRHTDTQVLLMGRSIAGHDLVARVADALPSLADGGAAIALTDVPYLRRVHVWPDSEHAWATPWPGSTGPVAPLSGPAEHEVRPADELVLVTTSGTTALPKSVAHTHGSVVRHAAILAQHRGVTSTDRIYSPMPFFWVGGLTMVVLQALSTGAAILAQDVFEPGATLALLERERATFISCWAQASQAMADHPDFAKRDLSSVRGGTMLQALPPERRPSEPELTPNLLGMTETGGPHTMVEVPDTPLPPERRGSWGIPLPGLVQHRIVDAAGLEAPPGQEGQIHVRGQILMSGIYKHERHDVFTADGWYDTGDRGWFDDAGHLHFTGRASTLIKTAGSNVSPAEVESVLDAMPGVLHSFVVALPHPVRGEVVGAAVVPAHGAQLSTDAVAAHARANLSGFKVPTVIAILAESKVPMLPTGKLDRQGLIRLLTRDRLRLD; encoded by the coding sequence ATGGCCGCGGCGCGCACCGCGTCTGACTCGTTCCCCAGGCTGCCGGGCAGTGTCCCCGAGCTGCTGGCACGGCGGCGCGCCGAGCCTGACGGCGAGTTCCTGGTCACCGACTTCGAGCGGCTGAGTTTCGCCGAGGCCGACGCGCAATCCAGGGCACTCGCCGATGCGCTGCTGGCGTCGGGCGTGGGCAAGGGAACCCGCGTCGGCATCCTGTTTCCCAACTGCGCCCAGTGGCTCATCGCGTGGTTGGCCGCGGCACGCATCGGCGCGCTCACGGTCCCGTTGTCGACCTTCGCCCCAGGAGCCGAACTCGCTCGGCTGTTGCGCCACACCGACACTCAGGTGCTATTGATGGGCCGGTCGATCGCCGGCCACGACCTCGTCGCCCGGGTCGCGGATGCGTTACCGAGCTTAGCCGACGGTGGCGCGGCGATCGCTCTGACCGATGTGCCCTATCTGCGCCGGGTGCACGTCTGGCCGGACTCCGAACACGCGTGGGCAACGCCGTGGCCAGGTAGCACCGGCCCGGTCGCGCCCCTGTCCGGCCCGGCTGAACACGAGGTCCGACCCGCCGACGAGCTCGTCCTGGTCACGACGTCCGGGACCACCGCGCTACCGAAATCCGTCGCGCACACCCACGGCAGTGTGGTGCGCCACGCGGCGATCCTGGCGCAGCATCGCGGCGTCACTTCCACCGATCGCATCTACTCCCCGATGCCGTTCTTCTGGGTGGGTGGGCTGACCATGGTTGTGCTGCAAGCACTCTCGACGGGAGCCGCAATCCTGGCCCAAGATGTTTTTGAACCCGGAGCCACGCTGGCGCTGCTGGAACGGGAGCGGGCCACCTTCATCTCATGCTGGGCGCAGGCCAGCCAGGCCATGGCCGATCACCCAGACTTCGCCAAGCGCGACCTGTCCAGCGTCCGGGGCGGCACGATGCTGCAAGCGCTGCCGCCCGAACGTCGACCCAGCGAACCCGAGCTGACCCCGAACCTGCTCGGCATGACCGAAACCGGCGGCCCGCACACCATGGTCGAGGTGCCCGACACTCCCCTGCCCCCAGAACGGCGCGGCTCCTGGGGGATCCCACTGCCCGGGCTCGTGCAGCACCGGATTGTGGATGCCGCTGGCCTCGAGGCGCCACCGGGGCAAGAGGGCCAGATCCACGTACGCGGCCAGATCTTGATGAGCGGGATCTACAAGCACGAACGCCACGACGTGTTCACGGCCGACGGTTGGTATGACACAGGGGACCGTGGATGGTTCGACGACGCCGGCCATCTGCACTTCACCGGTCGCGCCAGCACCCTGATCAAAACCGCGGGGTCCAATGTCTCTCCGGCAGAGGTCGAATCGGTCCTGGACGCTATGCCCGGCGTGTTGCACAGCTTCGTCGTGGCGCTGCCCCACCCCGTTCGCGGCGAGGTTGTCGGAGCCGCCGTCGTGCCCGCGCACGGCGCCCAGTTGTCCACCGACGCCGTCGCCGCGCATGCCCGCGCCAACCTCTCCGGATTCAAGGTGCCGACCGTCATCGCCATCCTCGCCGAGAGCAAGGTACCGATGCTGCCCACCGGCAAGCTCGACCGCCAGGGGCTGATCAGGCTGTTGACGAGGGACCGGCTTCGTCTTGACTAG
- a CDS encoding cytochrome P450 translates to MSTDRGAGPATKPREDGSPMEFNPYSDSFFDDPYETYRWMRDEAPVYYSERWDFYALTRNEDVVAAHRDWETFSSAYGVTLDALSMRHRFDELKMLIVMDPPEHELLRKLVRQVFTKAAIANLEPLVSEVVTTYVDALSGRDNFDIVADFAALFPVEIISSMLGVPPGERQQIRHWTDGFLHREPNNPFATESGVADSMAMNAYFLELSKEKRRQPDDLIISRLVDATYEDDTGMTHRLTDEDIATFAVLIAAAGSETVTKLIGNGTMALHHNPDQWELVLADPGLIPGAIEEMLRLNPPSQYQGRFTTREVVLDGGTIPAGSPTLLVTGAATRDPRAYDKPDAFDIRRGGSTTLAFGYGAHSCLGSWLARLETRVAWHAIRERWPRFTVDTDGLRRVTMSNVAGYSHIPVHVG, encoded by the coding sequence ATGTCGACTGACCGCGGCGCGGGACCGGCCACTAAGCCACGCGAGGACGGCTCCCCGATGGAGTTCAATCCGTATTCCGACAGCTTCTTCGACGACCCCTACGAGACCTACCGCTGGATGCGTGACGAGGCGCCGGTCTACTACAGCGAGCGATGGGACTTCTACGCGCTGACCCGGAATGAGGATGTCGTTGCCGCCCACCGCGACTGGGAGACGTTCAGCAGCGCCTACGGCGTCACACTGGACGCACTGTCGATGCGCCACAGATTCGACGAACTCAAGATGTTGATCGTCATGGATCCGCCCGAGCACGAACTGCTTCGCAAGCTCGTCCGTCAGGTATTCACAAAGGCGGCGATCGCCAACCTGGAGCCGCTGGTGTCCGAGGTCGTCACCACTTATGTCGACGCCCTAAGTGGCAGAGACAATTTCGATATAGTGGCCGACTTCGCGGCGCTGTTTCCGGTCGAAATCATCTCCTCAATGCTCGGCGTCCCCCCGGGAGAGCGCCAGCAGATCCGGCATTGGACCGACGGGTTCCTGCACCGCGAGCCGAACAACCCCTTCGCCACCGAGAGTGGCGTCGCCGACTCGATGGCGATGAACGCTTACTTCCTGGAGCTGTCCAAGGAGAAACGCCGCCAGCCCGACGACCTGATCATCAGCAGGCTGGTGGACGCGACCTACGAGGACGACACCGGGATGACGCATCGGCTCACCGACGAGGACATCGCGACGTTCGCGGTGCTGATCGCGGCGGCGGGCAGTGAAACGGTTACCAAGCTAATTGGCAACGGCACCATGGCTTTACATCACAATCCGGATCAATGGGAGTTGGTGCTCGCCGATCCCGGGCTGATCCCCGGCGCGATCGAGGAGATGCTGCGGCTGAACCCGCCCTCGCAGTATCAGGGCCGGTTCACCACCCGTGAGGTGGTACTCGACGGCGGCACCATCCCGGCGGGCTCTCCGACGCTGCTGGTTACCGGGGCCGCGACCCGCGACCCGCGGGCCTACGACAAGCCCGACGCGTTCGATATCAGGCGGGGCGGCTCGACCACCCTGGCTTTCGGGTATGGCGCGCACAGCTGCCTGGGCTCCTGGTTGGCGCGGCTCGAGACTCGGGTCGCCTGGCACGCGATCCGCGAGCGCTGGCCGCGGTTCACGGTGGACACCGACGGGTTGCGGCGGGTGACGATGTCCAATGTGGCCGGCTACTCCCATATTCCGGTGCACGTCGGCTGA
- a CDS encoding amidohydrolase family protein produces MTSRLGYPVFDGDNHMYETRDALTKFLPPEYHGAIRYVEVDGRTKIATLGQISDYIPNPTFDKVAAPGAQEDYFHNGNPEGKSHREILGKAIESTPAFREPGPRLALLDEQGIDKSMMYPTLASLVEERFREHPEATHTIIHALNEWLHETWQFDYKGRIFTTPIITLPIVEKAIDELNWVVERGARAILIRPAPVPGLHGPRSFALPEFDPFWKRVVETGVLVIMHASDSGYSRYANDWEGSGEFRPFQPSPFRSYYSLARNPAEDAVAALACHGLLTRFPELRIGMVENGTTWLPRLLENLRDTRKKMPQLYSEDPVEAIQRCIYFNPFWEENVAELAKLVPIDHLFFGSDYPHPEGLADPLSYPERHPELSDAEIAMVMGGTLSNMMRIDA; encoded by the coding sequence ATGACGTCGCGATTGGGCTATCCGGTCTTCGATGGCGATAACCACATGTACGAGACACGCGATGCGCTCACCAAGTTCCTGCCGCCCGAGTACCACGGCGCGATCCGGTACGTCGAAGTAGACGGACGCACCAAGATCGCCACCTTGGGGCAGATCAGCGACTACATCCCCAACCCGACTTTCGACAAGGTCGCCGCCCCGGGCGCCCAGGAGGACTACTTCCACAACGGCAACCCCGAAGGAAAGTCGCACCGCGAGATTCTGGGGAAAGCGATCGAGTCGACCCCGGCGTTCCGTGAGCCGGGGCCCCGCTTGGCATTGCTGGACGAACAGGGCATCGACAAATCGATGATGTACCCGACACTGGCGAGCCTGGTGGAAGAACGCTTCCGGGAGCACCCCGAGGCGACCCACACGATCATTCACGCCCTGAACGAGTGGCTGCACGAGACTTGGCAGTTCGACTACAAGGGCCGCATCTTCACCACGCCGATCATCACCTTGCCCATCGTCGAGAAGGCCATCGACGAGCTGAACTGGGTGGTCGAGCGTGGCGCCCGCGCCATCCTCATCCGGCCGGCGCCGGTACCCGGGCTGCACGGACCGCGGTCATTCGCCCTCCCCGAATTCGACCCGTTCTGGAAGCGGGTCGTCGAGACCGGCGTGCTGGTCATCATGCACGCGTCGGACAGCGGCTATTCGCGTTACGCCAACGACTGGGAGGGCTCTGGCGAGTTCCGCCCGTTCCAGCCTTCGCCGTTCCGCTCCTACTACAGCCTGGCCCGCAACCCGGCCGAGGACGCCGTCGCCGCGCTGGCCTGCCACGGGCTCCTGACGCGGTTCCCCGAACTTCGTATTGGCATGGTGGAGAACGGAACCACCTGGTTGCCGCGGCTACTGGAGAACCTCAGGGACACCCGCAAGAAGATGCCGCAGCTCTACAGCGAGGATCCGGTCGAAGCCATCCAACGCTGCATTTACTTCAATCCCTTCTGGGAGGAGAACGTCGCCGAACTCGCAAAGCTGGTGCCGATCGATCACCTGTTCTTCGGCTCGGACTACCCGCATCCCGAGGGCCTGGCCGACCCGCTGAGCTACCCCGAACGACACCCGGAGCTGAGCGACGCCGAGATCGCCATGGTGATGGGCGGCACGCTGTCGAACATGATGCGGATAGACGCCTGA
- a CDS encoding acyl-CoA dehydrogenase, whose amino-acid sequence MDLSLTREQRAVRDAFAALFGKQATPERVRGAEATGFDLLLWRHYADVGALGIGVPSDCGGGDGGLLELALAAEEAGRRLAPIPVAETAAAARLLGRLREKELLGPVLNGSIIVSLATRPCPPTQQWLVDGAIADAVLALDGDALIYMNRPDGLPKAAHRNLGGLSLAQWRTPGAITVLAQGSEACAIFDTALDEVRVLRASALVGLASEAVAIGSRYAIVREAFGQPIGMYQAVAHPFADAVAGLDGAQLLVRKACWAMDSAQDDAGALAAMAFVFAAETAYHATTHSLHVHGGYGFMEEYDIQLYYRRAKAWAAAFADPRRELLTVADRRFGPVTTESR is encoded by the coding sequence GTGGATCTATCGCTGACGCGGGAGCAGCGCGCTGTCCGCGATGCATTCGCGGCCTTGTTCGGAAAACAGGCCACGCCAGAGCGGGTGCGCGGTGCCGAAGCCACCGGTTTCGACCTGCTCCTGTGGCGGCACTACGCCGATGTCGGTGCGCTGGGTATCGGAGTGCCCTCGGACTGTGGGGGAGGGGACGGCGGCCTCCTCGAATTGGCATTGGCGGCCGAGGAAGCCGGCCGGCGCCTCGCGCCGATCCCCGTCGCCGAGACCGCGGCCGCGGCGCGGTTGCTGGGTCGGTTGCGTGAGAAGGAGCTGCTGGGGCCGGTGCTGAACGGATCGATCATCGTGTCACTGGCCACCCGGCCCTGCCCGCCCACGCAGCAGTGGTTGGTCGACGGCGCAATCGCCGATGCTGTGCTGGCTCTCGACGGAGACGCCCTGATCTACATGAACCGCCCGGATGGCCTGCCCAAGGCCGCGCACCGCAACCTCGGCGGACTATCGCTGGCCCAGTGGCGCACCCCGGGCGCAATCACCGTCCTCGCCCAAGGCAGTGAGGCGTGCGCGATTTTCGACACTGCCCTCGACGAAGTACGCGTGCTACGCGCGTCCGCGCTGGTCGGGTTGGCTTCGGAGGCCGTGGCAATCGGGTCCCGGTACGCGATCGTGCGCGAAGCATTCGGCCAGCCGATCGGGATGTACCAAGCGGTCGCGCATCCGTTCGCCGACGCAGTCGCCGGCCTGGATGGCGCCCAGTTGTTGGTCCGTAAGGCCTGTTGGGCAATGGATTCCGCGCAAGACGACGCTGGCGCCCTGGCTGCGATGGCATTCGTATTCGCCGCCGAAACGGCGTATCACGCGACGACGCACAGTCTGCACGTGCACGGCGGCTACGGGTTTATGGAGGAGTACGACATTCAGCTCTACTACCGCAGGGCCAAGGCGTGGGCAGCCGCGTTCGCCGACCCGCGGCGCGAGCTGCTCACCGTCGCCGACCGGCGTTTCGGCCCCGTGACAACCGAAAGTCGGTGA
- a CDS encoding acyl-CoA dehydrogenase family protein translates to MDFSEPENWARIRREAEEFTAEHVTRDVIEHERRNGDGVDRALTRKLGERGWIASGWPVEEGGAGLDSFEAAALWNALRKGGVPTAGPGTTMLPANAIRATGSEELKARILPGVAAGEVLICLGYTEPAGGSDVFACATRSERDGDEWVVNGQKIFTTFAHLADYCFLLTRSQPGSAGSRGLTMLLVPLDTPGIEIQAVRTMGHERTNIVFYNDVRVADANRVGEPHEGFAVMRAALEAEQNVAPGSRTGWVADDALEFARTHRGPDGAALIADVLVRERLARMAMEAEVADLLDLRVAFLDAEGEKPGPVSALFGPESYVRASAAAIDISGAEGMIDWTDPHTAVDGGLDAHYRSAVASTIYGGSSEVLRSLIVENRLGFPRSRPRR, encoded by the coding sequence ATGGACTTCAGCGAACCCGAGAACTGGGCCCGAATCCGCCGCGAGGCAGAGGAATTCACCGCCGAGCACGTCACTCGGGACGTGATCGAGCACGAGCGCCGAAACGGCGACGGTGTTGATCGCGCGCTCACCCGGAAGTTGGGAGAGCGCGGCTGGATCGCATCAGGGTGGCCGGTCGAGGAGGGCGGCGCAGGACTGGATTCGTTCGAGGCGGCCGCGCTGTGGAACGCGTTGCGCAAAGGGGGTGTGCCGACGGCCGGCCCGGGCACGACGATGCTGCCGGCCAACGCCATCCGCGCCACCGGGTCCGAGGAACTCAAGGCCAGAATCCTGCCTGGCGTCGCAGCGGGTGAGGTTCTGATTTGCCTGGGCTACACCGAGCCCGCAGGCGGTTCGGACGTGTTCGCCTGCGCGACCCGTTCTGAGCGCGACGGCGACGAATGGGTTGTCAACGGGCAAAAGATCTTCACGACGTTTGCCCATCTTGCCGATTATTGCTTCCTGCTCACCCGCTCCCAGCCCGGTTCAGCGGGGTCACGCGGCCTGACGATGCTTCTGGTACCGCTGGATACGCCCGGTATCGAGATCCAGGCGGTGCGCACCATGGGTCACGAGCGCACCAACATCGTGTTCTACAACGATGTGCGAGTAGCCGATGCGAACCGAGTCGGTGAGCCACACGAGGGCTTCGCGGTGATGCGGGCGGCGCTCGAGGCCGAACAGAATGTTGCGCCCGGTTCGCGCACGGGTTGGGTCGCCGACGATGCGCTGGAGTTCGCCCGCACGCACCGCGGCCCCGACGGTGCAGCGCTGATCGCCGACGTCCTGGTTCGCGAACGCCTGGCCCGGATGGCGATGGAAGCCGAGGTGGCCGACCTGTTGGACCTACGGGTAGCCTTCCTGGACGCGGAGGGGGAGAAGCCGGGCCCGGTGTCGGCGCTGTTCGGCCCGGAAAGCTACGTGCGCGCGTCGGCCGCGGCGATCGACATTTCGGGGGCCGAAGGCATGATCGACTGGACCGATCCGCACACGGCGGTGGACGGCGGCCTGGACGCGCACTACCGCAGCGCCGTCGCGTCGACGATCTACGGCGGCTCCAGCGAGGTGCTGCGCAGCCTCATCGTGGAGAACCGGCTGGGCTTTCCGCGCAGCCGTCCCCGTCGGTGA
- a CDS encoding SDR family NAD(P)-dependent oxidoreductase, translated as MDLGFADATAVIAGGTRGIGLATALCLAEQGARVGVIGRDEARLKETETTLADAGSPEVLALNGDLTSASDVDAIFATVGAHWGGLNVLVNAAGPTGAGRFEDLGDAEWTAAFDQGVLSAVRCMRAALPLLRAAEWARVVNVTAMSVQHQSAGLVSYTAAKSALLSVTKNLARSLAGDAILVNAVAPGPILTDWARPVLASAGIATNDPVGAFGLLGRGHGMSVDLGRLGLPHEVAAVIAFCASPDNTYMTGAHINVDGGSDFL; from the coding sequence GTGGACCTTGGATTCGCTGATGCCACCGCGGTGATCGCGGGGGGCACCCGCGGCATCGGGCTGGCGACGGCCTTGTGCCTGGCCGAACAGGGCGCGCGGGTGGGCGTCATCGGCAGGGACGAAGCCCGGCTGAAGGAGACCGAAACGACATTGGCGGACGCCGGCAGCCCGGAGGTGCTGGCGTTGAACGGGGATCTGACTTCGGCGTCGGACGTCGACGCAATCTTTGCCACGGTTGGCGCGCACTGGGGCGGACTCAACGTGCTGGTCAACGCCGCCGGGCCGACGGGGGCAGGTCGGTTTGAGGACTTGGGCGACGCGGAGTGGACGGCGGCGTTCGACCAGGGCGTGTTGTCGGCGGTTCGGTGTATGCGTGCGGCCTTGCCGCTGCTGCGAGCCGCGGAGTGGGCCCGGGTGGTGAACGTGACGGCGATGTCGGTGCAGCACCAGTCTGCGGGATTGGTGAGCTACACCGCGGCCAAGAGCGCGCTCCTCAGCGTGACGAAAAACCTCGCTCGCAGTCTCGCCGGCGATGCCATCTTGGTCAACGCCGTCGCCCCGGGGCCGATCCTTACCGATTGGGCGCGACCGGTGCTCGCCTCCGCCGGGATTGCGACGAATGACCCGGTGGGCGCCTTCGGATTGTTGGGCCGCGGTCACGGCATGTCGGTGGACCTGGGTCGGCTCGGGCTACCGCACGAAGTTGCCGCCGTCATCGCATTCTGCGCCTCACCGGACAACACGTATATGACCGGCGCCCACATCAACGTCGACGGTGGCAGCGATTTCCTTTGA
- a CDS encoding SDR family NAD(P)-dependent oxidoreductase — MKVKDNAAVVVGGASGMGRATAQRLAERGARVALLDLPTSDAAAVARELGGGASFYPCNVTDSDGVETALAAAVENLGALHIAVNTAGGGISARTLSRNGPHALDAFRSVIELNLIATFNLNRLQAWHMSRNEPDDNERGVLVNTSSIAAFEGQIGQVAYSAAKAAIAGMTLTMARDLGSLGIRVTAVAPSLFATGITSRIPEEMADELTRDAAFPRRMGRPDEYAALAIAIVENQMLNGTVIRLDAGQRFAAK, encoded by the coding sequence GTGAAAGTCAAGGACAACGCCGCGGTGGTCGTCGGAGGCGCCTCGGGCATGGGACGGGCGACTGCCCAACGGCTGGCAGAGCGGGGCGCACGAGTCGCACTGCTGGACCTGCCTACGTCGGACGCGGCCGCGGTGGCCAGGGAATTGGGTGGTGGAGCGTCGTTTTACCCGTGCAACGTGACCGACAGCGACGGCGTGGAGACCGCGCTGGCGGCGGCCGTCGAGAACTTGGGTGCACTGCACATCGCGGTCAACACGGCCGGGGGCGGGATATCGGCGCGCACGCTGTCCAGGAACGGACCTCACGCCTTGGACGCCTTCCGGTCCGTGATCGAGCTCAACCTGATCGCCACTTTCAACCTGAACCGGTTACAGGCTTGGCACATGAGTCGAAACGAGCCCGACGACAACGAGCGGGGCGTCCTCGTGAACACCTCCTCGATCGCGGCGTTCGAAGGGCAGATCGGACAGGTCGCCTACAGCGCCGCGAAGGCCGCGATCGCCGGCATGACCTTGACCATGGCGCGTGACCTGGGCAGCCTCGGCATCCGCGTTACGGCCGTCGCACCGAGCCTGTTCGCGACGGGAATTACATCGCGAATTCCGGAGGAAATGGCTGACGAGCTGACTCGCGACGCCGCCTTTCCGCGTCGGATGGGCCGGCCCGACGAGTACGCCGCCCTGGCAATCGCCATCGTCGAAAACCAAATGCTCAACGGCACGGTAATCCGCCTAGACGCCGGCCAACGGTTCGCAGCGAAGTAA
- a CDS encoding thiolase C-terminal domain-containing protein yields MTEPGAAEQVVRPLPHLSIGSEAFWTSGADGRLRIAQCQACQRYHHPPLPSCPHCRSVEVLMTPVSGRGTVAGFTVNNQQWLPRFPPPYVVAVVAIAEDPSARLTTNIVGCAPGHVAIGLQVKVIFERQDDVWIPLFEPDSEAADAGSVPRPRDLARDVRPMSSTRKFEDQVALTGVGSSTIGRRLMVDPLSLTVTACLRAVADAGLTLDDIDGLATYPGGLAGGMSEGGVTAVEEALRIRPTWITGGAEVPGPSGSVVSAMLAVAAGLCRHVLCFRTVWESTHTALARRAKSVGGQSRASGIFEWRAPFGAMSAANWIGVNASHYFWRYGGDRASTLAPIALTARANASRNPAAIYRNPLTLDDYLSARMISSPFGLYDCDVPCDGAIAVIVSSIDTAADRPKPPVLVEAVGTQVLDRISWDQDTLTHEPQVFGPATHLWTRTSLRPEDVDVAELYDGFTFNAVSWLEALGFCGLGEAADFLDGGSTIALDGKLPLNTHGGQLSAGRTHGFGFLAEAIAQLRGEAAERQVANAQVAVVTTGGGTPGGALLLRREN; encoded by the coding sequence ATGACAGAGCCCGGCGCCGCCGAGCAGGTGGTGCGACCGCTGCCGCATTTGAGCATTGGCTCCGAAGCGTTCTGGACCAGTGGCGCCGACGGGCGGCTGAGGATCGCCCAATGCCAAGCGTGCCAGCGGTACCACCACCCCCCGCTTCCCAGCTGTCCGCATTGCCGCAGTGTCGAGGTACTGATGACGCCGGTGTCCGGACGCGGGACGGTCGCCGGTTTCACCGTGAACAATCAGCAGTGGCTGCCGCGCTTCCCGCCGCCCTATGTGGTCGCGGTCGTCGCTATCGCCGAAGACCCGTCGGCCCGGCTTACCACGAACATCGTCGGCTGCGCACCCGGACACGTCGCTATCGGTCTGCAGGTCAAAGTAATTTTCGAGCGGCAGGACGATGTCTGGATTCCACTGTTCGAACCGGATTCCGAAGCCGCCGATGCCGGCTCGGTCCCAAGACCCCGTGATCTCGCGCGTGATGTGCGGCCGATGTCGTCCACGCGCAAGTTCGAAGACCAGGTGGCCCTCACCGGGGTCGGGAGCTCGACGATCGGGCGACGCCTCATGGTCGATCCGCTGTCACTGACCGTGACTGCGTGCCTTCGCGCCGTGGCCGACGCGGGCCTGACGTTGGACGACATCGACGGCCTGGCCACTTATCCGGGTGGGCTTGCCGGGGGGATGTCGGAGGGCGGGGTTACCGCCGTCGAGGAGGCGTTGCGCATTCGGCCCACCTGGATTACGGGTGGGGCTGAGGTCCCTGGGCCCAGTGGCAGCGTCGTGTCCGCCATGCTCGCCGTCGCCGCCGGACTGTGCCGGCACGTGTTGTGCTTTCGGACGGTCTGGGAATCGACCCACACCGCCCTGGCCAGGCGCGCGAAGTCCGTGGGAGGACAAAGCCGCGCGTCGGGCATATTCGAGTGGCGCGCGCCGTTCGGGGCCATGTCGGCAGCCAACTGGATCGGGGTCAACGCCTCGCACTACTTCTGGCGCTACGGCGGCGACCGCGCCTCCACGCTCGCCCCCATCGCCCTGACGGCGCGCGCGAACGCGTCGCGCAATCCGGCCGCGATCTACCGTAATCCCCTCACCCTGGACGACTATCTGTCGGCACGCATGATCAGCTCGCCGTTCGGCCTATACGACTGCGACGTGCCGTGCGACGGGGCGATTGCGGTGATCGTGTCGTCGATTGACACAGCAGCCGACCGGCCGAAACCTCCAGTGCTCGTTGAAGCCGTCGGTACCCAAGTGCTCGATCGAATCTCTTGGGACCAGGACACTCTCACTCACGAACCGCAGGTGTTCGGCCCCGCGACGCATCTGTGGACCAGAACCAGCCTGCGGCCCGAGGATGTCGATGTCGCCGAGCTGTACGACGGGTTCACCTTCAATGCCGTCTCGTGGCTGGAGGCGCTCGGATTCTGCGGTCTCGGCGAGGCCGCGGATTTTCTCGACGGCGGCAGCACGATCGCGCTGGACGGGAAGCTGCCGCTGAATACCCACGGCGGTCAGCTGTCGGCCGGACGTACCCACGGCTTCGGGTTCCTGGCCGAGGCCATCGCGCAACTGCGCGGCGAGGCTGCCGAGCGACAGGTCGCCAACGCCCAGGTTGCGGTCGTCACTACCGGCGGCGGCACGCCCGGTGGAGCGCTACTGCTGCGACGGGAGAATTGA